Proteins from one Deinococcus actinosclerus genomic window:
- a CDS encoding methyl-accepting chemotaxis protein, whose amino-acid sequence MQLQFQTARLNRANRNTNAQRVGWLGQLRVGQKLSLAAFAFAIPLTVLVSSLLVQQQSSISVAQRELNGVQQFTPLRDINTNLATFVATALRSDEGGAQKAADGVNKAISQLEAQVAPEYRERVQALRRDWAVLPDSIGTQPDLAILQTYAQLLNTYQRELSEDLLTQSGLMLDPVAGSFHTMESTLRVLPRISTGLNLAALTTEAGRREPGDDSAYLSVLRDLNVTLQEALSSYNSSVDRVMRADPVAGAVMGDAAQKLSDAVTPALADLGAAIDAGNLNGVDVQGIQNSALLQVGAAYNTGVKTLTGQLQDRVDRTERQRLLSLLAIITALVIAFTLLIRLSRAIVKPLTELTRASRAVSSGDLNVQVPVQTRDELGYMAYTFNNATTQLRVNEEKNVAEREEAAKLQNNIGSFLDVTMDIAGGDLTRRGVVSEDVLGNVVDSINLMVDELGQVLGEVQKASVSVTDASRDMLRTTDQIVQGAGTTTQETRRVAEQVRAVTDGFREMAEAAQQSAESARQALEASQQGREAVLGTLDGMQNIRREVQGVARRIKTLGERSLEIQEIVDTISRLSSQTNLLALNASIEAAGAGAAGSRFAIVADEVRKLADSSAQATARIASLIRTVQLEITEVVGSVEDNTREVEQGYRVAAVAGERIEQLGKLAAESAQFAERINAATTEQVRSVEQVSEAVQQIGQVAEQSNESVEQGRAAARRLQHLAQNLLQSLSRFKLPS is encoded by the coding sequence ATGCAACTCCAGTTCCAGACCGCCCGCCTGAACCGCGCCAACCGCAACACCAACGCCCAGCGTGTCGGCTGGCTGGGGCAGCTGCGCGTGGGACAGAAACTGTCCCTGGCAGCGTTCGCGTTCGCCATCCCGCTGACCGTGCTGGTCAGCTCCCTGCTCGTGCAGCAGCAGAGCAGCATCAGCGTCGCGCAGCGCGAACTGAACGGGGTGCAGCAGTTCACCCCGCTGCGTGACATCAACACCAACCTCGCCACGTTCGTCGCCACCGCGCTGCGCAGCGACGAGGGCGGCGCGCAGAAGGCCGCCGACGGCGTCAACAAGGCCATCAGTCAGCTCGAAGCGCAGGTGGCCCCCGAGTACCGCGAGCGCGTGCAGGCGCTGCGGCGCGACTGGGCCGTGCTGCCCGACTCGATCGGCACGCAGCCGGACCTGGCCATCCTGCAGACCTACGCGCAGCTGCTCAACACCTACCAGCGCGAACTCAGCGAGGATCTGCTGACCCAGTCGGGCCTGATGCTCGACCCGGTCGCCGGGTCCTTCCACACCATGGAATCCACGCTGCGCGTCCTGCCGCGCATCTCGACCGGCCTGAACCTCGCGGCCCTGACCACCGAGGCCGGCCGGCGCGAGCCCGGCGACGACAGCGCCTACCTCAGCGTGCTGCGCGACCTGAACGTTACCCTGCAGGAGGCGCTGTCCTCGTACAACTCCAGCGTGGACCGCGTCATGCGCGCCGATCCGGTCGCGGGGGCGGTCATGGGTGACGCCGCGCAGAAGCTCAGCGACGCCGTCACGCCCGCCCTGGCCGACCTGGGCGCCGCCATCGACGCCGGCAACCTCAACGGCGTGGACGTGCAGGGCATCCAGAACAGCGCGCTGCTGCAGGTGGGCGCCGCGTACAACACCGGGGTCAAGACCCTCACCGGGCAGCTGCAGGACCGCGTGGACCGCACCGAGCGCCAGCGGCTGCTGTCCCTGCTGGCGATCATCACGGCGCTCGTCATCGCGTTCACGCTGCTCATCCGCCTGTCTCGCGCCATCGTCAAGCCGCTGACCGAGCTCACCCGCGCCAGCCGCGCGGTGTCCAGCGGCGACCTGAACGTGCAGGTGCCGGTGCAGACCCGCGACGAGCTGGGCTACATGGCCTACACCTTCAACAACGCCACCACCCAGCTGCGCGTCAACGAGGAGAAGAACGTCGCCGAGCGCGAGGAAGCCGCCAAACTCCAGAACAACATCGGGTCGTTCCTGGACGTCACCATGGACATCGCCGGCGGCGACCTGACCCGGCGCGGCGTCGTGAGCGAGGACGTGCTGGGGAACGTCGTGGACTCGATCAACCTGATGGTCGACGAGCTGGGGCAGGTGCTGGGCGAGGTGCAGAAGGCCTCGGTGTCCGTGACGGACGCCAGCCGCGACATGCTGCGCACCACCGACCAGATCGTGCAGGGGGCCGGCACCACCACCCAGGAGACCCGCCGCGTGGCCGAGCAGGTGCGCGCCGTGACCGACGGCTTCCGCGAGATGGCCGAGGCCGCCCAGCAGAGCGCCGAGTCCGCCCGGCAGGCGCTGGAAGCCTCCCAGCAGGGCCGCGAGGCGGTGCTCGGGACGCTCGACGGCATGCAGAACATCCGCCGCGAGGTGCAGGGCGTGGCCCGGCGCATCAAGACCCTCGGGGAACGCTCGCTGGAAATTCAGGAAATCGTCGACACCATCTCGCGCCTGTCCAGCCAGACCAACCTGCTGGCGCTGAACGCCTCGATCGAGGCGGCCGGTGCCGGCGCCGCCGGCAGCCGCTTCGCGATCGTCGCGGACGAGGTGCGTAAACTCGCGGACTCCTCCGCGCAGGCCACCGCGCGCATCGCCAGCCTGATCCGCACGGTGCAGCTGGAAATCACCGAGGTGGTCGGCAGCGTGGAAGACAACACCCGCGAGGTGGAGCAGGGGTACCGCGTCGCCGCCGTCGCCGGGGAGCGCATCGAGCAGCTGGGCAAACTGGCCGCCGAATCCGCCCAGTTCGCCGAGCGCATCAACGCCGCGACCACCGAGCAGGTGCGCAGCGTCGAGCAGGTGAGTGAAGCCGTGCAGCAGATCGGTCAGGTCGCCGAGCAGTCCAACGAGAGCGTCGAGCAGGGCCGCGCCGCCGCCCGCCGCCTCCAGCACCTCGCGCAGAACCTGCTGCAGAGCCTCTCGCGCTTCAAGCTGCCCAGCTGA
- a CDS encoding chemotaxis protein CheW, translating into MPDALLVRVQDTRLALPLSGEQTIAQVGPVAPLPHGEPLLRGLTTIQGRAVPLLHLAPLLGHPDAPTPPLMVLTSLEGERVALLVDEVYGVSSVPAPPPGSGLLLDVPGGPLLNPAALIRDLRDHLG; encoded by the coding sequence ATGCCCGACGCGCTGCTCGTCCGCGTGCAGGACACCCGACTGGCGCTGCCGCTCTCGGGCGAGCAGACCATCGCGCAGGTCGGGCCCGTCGCGCCGCTGCCGCACGGTGAGCCGCTGCTGCGCGGCCTGACCACCATCCAGGGCCGCGCCGTGCCCCTGCTGCACCTGGCGCCCCTGCTGGGCCACCCCGACGCCCCCACCCCGCCCCTGATGGTGCTGACCAGCCTGGAAGGCGAACGCGTCGCGCTGCTGGTCGACGAGGTGTACGGCGTGAGCAGCGTGCCGGCCCCGCCCCCCGGCTCGGGCCTGCTGCTCGACGTGCCCGGCGGACCGCTGCTCAACCCGGCCGCCCTGATCCGCGACCTGCGCGACCACCTCGGCTAG
- a CDS encoding response regulator: MNPAEITPPITVLVVDDSVSVRKALERILAPQGYQVRMADSAENALETLEPLPDLVLADILMPGMSGLELTRIMTDRGVNVPVMLMSGIVDEVTQRDAQAAGARGVLRKPFTPAELLPAIEPQVQAALDARAQRGDTPAPQAATTPVTPAAPAAPAVPPASSRDGLLAGLSGVSGVEGAVLYSADGDRVAQFGPDLPESFAMYARFLVTAAATASHHLNRGDLSSLLLSYAGQTLLLSPHRDGQLVALLRGSDVAPAVGRWQASQLN, from the coding sequence ATGAACCCAGCTGAAATCACTCCCCCCATCACCGTTCTGGTCGTGGACGACTCCGTGAGCGTCCGCAAGGCCCTGGAACGCATCCTGGCGCCGCAGGGCTACCAGGTCCGCATGGCCGACAGCGCCGAGAACGCCCTGGAGACCCTCGAGCCCCTGCCGGATCTGGTGCTGGCCGACATCCTGATGCCCGGCATGAGCGGGCTGGAACTCACCCGGATCATGACCGACCGGGGCGTGAACGTGCCCGTGATGCTCATGAGCGGCATCGTGGACGAGGTCACGCAGCGCGACGCGCAGGCCGCCGGCGCGCGCGGCGTGCTACGCAAGCCCTTCACGCCGGCCGAGCTGCTGCCCGCCATCGAGCCGCAGGTGCAGGCCGCGCTGGACGCCCGCGCGCAGCGTGGCGACACGCCGGCGCCGCAGGCGGCGACCACTCCCGTGACGCCGGCGGCCCCGGCGGCGCCCGCCGTCCCCCCGGCCTCCTCCAGGGATGGCCTGCTGGCGGGCCTGAGCGGCGTGAGCGGCGTCGAGGGCGCCGTGCTGTACAGCGCCGACGGGGACCGCGTGGCGCAGTTCGGGCCGGATCTGCCCGAGAGCTTCGCCATGTACGCCCGCTTCCTGGTGACCGCGGCCGCCACCGCCAGCCATCACCTGAACCGCGGCGACCTGAGCAGCCTGCTGCTCAGCTACGCCGGGCAGACCCTGCTGCTCAGCCCGCACCGCGACGGGCAGCTCGTGGCGCTGCTGCGGGGCAGCGACGTGGCGCCGGCCGTGGGGCGCTGGCAGGCCTCGCAGCTGAACTGA
- a CDS encoding response regulator → MARILIVDDSPADLKFMEAALKGTSHSVTALNDPAQVEAVADQMRPDLLLVDVVMPGRNGYEVVRGLRRQPGMEALKVVFVSSKGNETDVKWGLRQGADDYIVKPYTPEQVLGVVNRLIG, encoded by the coding sequence ATGGCACGAATCCTGATTGTTGATGACTCCCCCGCCGACCTGAAGTTCATGGAAGCCGCCCTGAAGGGCACGTCGCACAGCGTCACCGCCCTGAACGACCCCGCCCAGGTGGAGGCCGTGGCCGACCAGATGCGCCCGGACCTGCTCCTCGTGGACGTCGTGATGCCCGGCCGCAACGGCTACGAGGTCGTGCGCGGTCTGCGCCGCCAGCCCGGCATGGAGGCCCTGAAGGTCGTGTTCGTGTCCAGCAAGGGCAACGAGACCGACGTGAAGTGGGGCCTGCGTCAGGGCGCCGACGACTACATCGTCAAGCCATACACCCCCGAGCAGGTGCTCGGCGTCGTGAACCGGCTGATCGGCTGA
- a CDS encoding 2Fe-2S iron-sulfur cluster-binding protein, whose translation MTQQDMVTVQVQGYGEVQARAGERLVLALERGGVDILHRCGGVARCTTCRVSFQEGEPGAMTAAEFDKLQEKGLLGEARLSCQIECAGGMSLTPLQTARSSGLEPGKAPAEQIEPDPVWTTRPGASTEG comes from the coding sequence ATGACGCAACAGGACATGGTGACGGTGCAGGTGCAGGGCTACGGCGAGGTTCAGGCGCGCGCCGGGGAGCGGCTGGTGCTGGCCCTGGAGCGCGGCGGGGTGGACATCCTGCACCGCTGCGGCGGGGTGGCGCGCTGCACGACCTGCCGCGTGAGCTTCCAGGAGGGCGAGCCGGGCGCCATGACGGCCGCCGAGTTCGACAAGTTGCAGGAAAAGGGCCTGCTGGGCGAGGCCCGGCTGTCCTGCCAGATCGAGTGCGCGGGCGGCATGAGCCTCACGCCGCTCCAGACGGCGCGCAGCAGCGGGCTGGAACCCGGCAAGGCGCCGGCCGAGCAGATCGAGCCCGACCCGGTCTGGACGACCCGCCCCGGCGCCTCCACCGAGGGCTGA
- a CDS encoding DUF4388 domain-containing protein, whose product MTAGDGAACLVVSPHLSRALSHAALIEAAGWSATTAAGGLHALTQIERERPALVAIDPALEDLSPADLHEILRDDPATAGTIVLIPGAHRPARYGGPFDVPVPAGLSAPAGLALALQVLDAQAAPRWHDPEEAALSGELSTLPLTDILLCAQELQLSGLLLIHLGAQPAHLVLRRGEIIDAECGDRPAPQAVTHLLASRVPGDFRFHLMSPDPLSAYPRGVTVPTARLLMEAAVHEDHAHAADPTQSALEAS is encoded by the coding sequence ATGACCGCAGGCGACGGGGCCGCCTGCCTGGTGGTGTCGCCCCACCTGTCACGCGCCCTGTCGCACGCCGCGCTCATCGAGGCGGCCGGCTGGAGCGCCACCACCGCTGCCGGCGGCCTGCACGCCCTGACCCAGATCGAGCGGGAACGCCCCGCCCTGGTCGCCATCGATCCGGCCCTAGAGGACCTCAGCCCGGCTGACCTGCACGAGATCCTGCGCGACGACCCGGCCACCGCCGGGACCATCGTGCTCATTCCCGGGGCGCATCGGCCCGCCCGCTACGGCGGCCCCTTCGACGTTCCCGTGCCCGCCGGGCTGAGTGCCCCCGCCGGGCTGGCCCTGGCCCTGCAGGTGCTGGACGCTCAGGCCGCGCCCCGCTGGCATGACCCGGAGGAGGCCGCGCTGAGCGGCGAGTTGAGCACCCTGCCCCTGACCGATATCCTGCTGTGCGCGCAGGAACTGCAGCTCTCGGGCCTGCTGCTGATCCACCTGGGCGCCCAGCCCGCCCACCTGGTGCTGCGGCGCGGTGAGATCATCGACGCCGAGTGCGGCGACCGGCCCGCCCCGCAGGCCGTCACGCACCTGCTCGCCAGCCGCGTGCCCGGCGACTTCCGGTTCCACCTGATGTCCCCCGATCCCCTCAGCGCGTATCCGCGTGGGGTGACCGTCCCCACCGCGCGCCTGCTGATGGAGGCGGCCGTGCATGAAGATCACGCGCACGCCGCCGACCCCACCCAATCTGCCCTGGAGGCCTCATGA
- a CDS encoding MHYT domain-containing protein gives MEHEMLHHTWVNSYVILSFAIAAVASYMSLELAGRAGRVFSNAANRFWLVAQALVLGYGIWAMHFVGMMAFQVNAATSLNYPVTILSGLIAVAFVYPALLLLHSGPMNLRRLGVAGVIAGTGIVAMHYSGMAAYHMPGTEIQLNVLALIASILIAVGASMAALYLFHLLTSDWARRQTRLQLVGVKAGAAAVMGVAITGMHYTGMAALKYKVVDEMQLGVAADGIDTTLLALVIGVVSFLLMGLALTSVLMDAGRSGDVEELDFGSAAD, from the coding sequence GTCTTTCGCTATTGCGGCCGTCGCGTCGTACATGTCCCTCGAACTGGCCGGCCGCGCCGGCCGCGTCTTCAGCAACGCCGCCAACCGCTTCTGGCTGGTCGCGCAGGCCCTGGTGCTCGGCTACGGCATCTGGGCCATGCACTTCGTGGGCATGATGGCCTTCCAGGTCAACGCCGCCACCAGCCTGAACTACCCCGTCACGATCCTCTCGGGCCTGATCGCCGTGGCCTTCGTGTACCCCGCCCTGCTCCTGCTGCACAGCGGCCCCATGAACCTGCGCCGCCTGGGCGTGGCCGGCGTCATCGCCGGAACGGGCATCGTGGCCATGCACTACAGCGGCATGGCGGCCTACCACATGCCCGGCACCGAGATCCAGCTCAACGTCCTGGCGCTCATCGCCTCCATCCTGATCGCCGTGGGGGCCAGCATGGCCGCCCTGTACCTGTTCCACCTGCTCACCAGCGACTGGGCCCGCCGTCAGACCCGCCTGCAGCTCGTGGGCGTCAAGGCCGGCGCGGCGGCCGTCATGGGCGTCGCCATCACCGGCATGCACTACACCGGCATGGCCGCCCTGAAGTACAAGGTCGTCGATGAGATGCAGCTGGGCGTGGCCGCCGACGGCATCGATACCACCCTGCTGGCCCTGGTGATCGGCGTGGTGTCCTTCCTGCTGATGGGCCTGGCGCTCACCAGCGTGCTCATGGACGCCGGCCGCAGCGGCGACGTGGAAGAACTCGACTTCGGCAGCGCCGCCGACTGA
- a CDS encoding hybrid sensor histidine kinase/response regulator — protein sequence MTSLTPPVTQDPELTATYLQDARSVAAGLEDATVDLWVPDQRPHALDTLWVLSHRLHGTAGLYGHPQTAALAALLERLMEGRAHLNTDEAVPVLTAILERAGTSLRRALDRIEQGQAEGDVGLMFAELGGPAQVTELLRTQPFQLQARQARSEDEAELPFAVVNAAIWEDFGPEAAELTATLRAGLHADTPDLTALFRAAHTLKGSSAMVGLAEMAEVGHAMEDLLGAAREDAVTLDRALPLIDDGLNVVELVLAHAEGQLREAPQARIQAYRAAVSGLLSGQDPAALLPAPESPAAPAPETRLSVRVDSARLDGMLDDVAGLVATRARLNGLLLRQQQIAASLDAAHERVQRTVRDFEERYLNPNLTPGGASAGVPLDRLGAQQAARPADLGLQDRLADFGALELDTYDDLNILARAVTELSADLVEVRAQTAQAISTLGDELTGLEKLTRQLRVELSRARLVPLERVTAPLRRWAGRRTDLKLTLHGEDSLIDAQYAAPLGQALLHLLTNAAVHGAQSPEERAAQGKPPLLQVAVEAHVADGHLHLTVRDDGRGLNYDALRQRALQSGHLSAGELGGMTDAQTAQLVFLPGLSTAEQVTQEAGRGVGMDAVRDAITRLGGRVSIQSVPGQGAATTLHVPVAQQIADVLVMRAGAQRVAVLASQVQGMSALEGDAPAGSVDLSALWGEAPAAQRYVARLALPADQGGTLHLIVDEFQSLEEIVLRPAGNLLSPLEYLSGMTTLNDEHGQAYPVAVLNPAGLRRARPAQRAARLNAAGRGAGRVLLVDDSLSVRRHVGRSLERFGYQVATASDGQEALERLLAGEQADLLLSDLEMPRMNGFELLRAVRSSAAHAALPVVIMTTRAGEKHQQLAMELGANDYLAKPAEERLLQRRLEALLTAAGVQA from the coding sequence GTGACGTCCCTCACCCCCCCGGTCACCCAGGACCCGGAACTCACCGCCACCTACCTGCAAGACGCCCGCAGCGTCGCCGCCGGGCTGGAGGACGCCACCGTCGACCTGTGGGTTCCGGACCAGCGCCCCCACGCCCTGGACACCCTGTGGGTGCTCAGTCACCGCCTGCACGGCACGGCCGGTCTGTACGGGCACCCGCAGACCGCCGCGCTGGCCGCGCTCCTCGAGCGGCTGATGGAAGGGCGCGCCCACCTGAACACCGACGAGGCGGTGCCGGTGCTCACCGCCATCCTGGAGCGGGCCGGCACCAGCCTGAGGCGCGCCCTGGACCGCATCGAGCAGGGGCAGGCCGAGGGCGACGTGGGCCTGATGTTCGCCGAGCTGGGCGGCCCGGCGCAGGTCACGGAACTCCTGCGCACCCAGCCGTTCCAGCTGCAGGCCCGTCAGGCGCGCAGCGAGGACGAGGCCGAGCTGCCCTTCGCGGTGGTCAACGCGGCCATCTGGGAGGACTTCGGCCCCGAGGCGGCCGAGCTGACCGCCACGCTGCGCGCCGGGCTGCACGCCGACACCCCGGATCTGACCGCCCTGTTCCGCGCCGCGCACACCCTCAAGGGCAGCAGCGCCATGGTGGGCCTGGCCGAGATGGCCGAGGTCGGGCACGCCATGGAAGACCTGCTGGGCGCCGCCCGCGAGGACGCCGTGACGCTCGACCGGGCGCTGCCGCTGATCGACGACGGCCTGAACGTCGTGGAACTGGTGCTCGCGCACGCCGAGGGCCAGCTGCGCGAAGCCCCGCAGGCGCGCATCCAGGCGTACCGCGCCGCCGTGAGCGGCCTGCTCAGCGGCCAGGATCCCGCCGCGCTGCTGCCCGCGCCCGAGAGCCCGGCCGCCCCGGCCCCCGAGACGCGCCTGAGCGTGCGCGTGGACAGCGCCCGCCTGGACGGCATGCTCGACGACGTGGCCGGACTGGTCGCCACGCGCGCGCGCCTGAACGGCCTGCTGCTGCGCCAGCAGCAGATCGCCGCCAGCCTCGACGCCGCGCACGAACGGGTGCAGCGCACCGTGCGGGACTTCGAGGAACGCTACCTGAACCCCAACCTGACCCCCGGCGGGGCCAGTGCGGGCGTGCCACTGGACCGCCTGGGCGCCCAGCAGGCGGCCCGTCCCGCCGACCTGGGGTTGCAAGACCGCCTGGCCGACTTCGGGGCGCTGGAACTCGACACGTACGACGACCTGAACATCCTGGCGCGCGCCGTGACCGAGCTGAGCGCCGACCTGGTGGAGGTCCGCGCGCAGACCGCGCAGGCCATCAGCACCCTGGGTGACGAACTGACCGGCCTGGAAAAGCTCACCCGCCAGCTGCGCGTCGAGCTGAGCCGCGCCCGCCTGGTGCCGCTCGAACGCGTGACCGCCCCGCTGCGCCGCTGGGCGGGCCGCCGCACGGACCTGAAGCTCACCCTGCACGGTGAGGACAGCCTGATCGACGCGCAGTACGCCGCGCCGCTGGGTCAGGCGCTGCTGCACCTGCTCACCAACGCCGCCGTGCACGGCGCGCAGTCCCCCGAGGAACGCGCCGCGCAGGGCAAGCCGCCCCTGCTGCAGGTGGCGGTGGAAGCCCACGTCGCCGACGGTCACCTGCACCTCACGGTGCGTGACGACGGGCGCGGCCTGAACTACGACGCCCTGCGCCAGCGCGCCCTGCAGTCCGGGCACCTCAGCGCCGGGGAGCTGGGCGGCATGACCGACGCCCAGACCGCGCAATTGGTGTTCCTGCCCGGCCTGAGCACCGCCGAGCAGGTCACGCAGGAAGCCGGGCGCGGCGTGGGCATGGACGCCGTGCGTGACGCCATCACCCGCCTGGGTGGGCGCGTCAGCATCCAGAGCGTGCCCGGTCAGGGCGCCGCCACCACCCTGCACGTCCCGGTCGCGCAGCAGATTGCCGACGTGCTGGTCATGCGTGCCGGCGCGCAGCGGGTGGCCGTCCTGGCCAGCCAGGTGCAGGGCATGAGCGCCCTGGAGGGCGACGCCCCGGCCGGCAGCGTCGACCTGAGCGCCCTGTGGGGCGAGGCGCCCGCCGCGCAGCGCTACGTGGCCCGCCTGGCCCTCCCGGCCGATCAGGGCGGTACCCTGCACCTCATCGTGGATGAGTTCCAGAGTCTGGAAGAAATCGTGCTGCGCCCCGCCGGGAACCTGCTGAGCCCCCTGGAGTACCTCAGCGGCATGACCACCCTGAACGACGAGCACGGTCAGGCGTACCCGGTCGCGGTCCTCAACCCCGCCGGCCTGCGCCGCGCCCGCCCCGCCCAGCGCGCCGCGCGCCTGAACGCGGCCGGCCGCGGCGCCGGCCGCGTGCTGCTGGTCGACGACAGCCTCAGCGTGCGCCGCCACGTGGGGCGCAGTCTGGAACGCTTCGGGTATCAGGTCGCCACCGCCAGCGACGGCCAGGAGGCGCTGGAACGCCTGCTGGCCGGCGAACAGGCCGACCTGCTCCTGAGCGACCTGGAAATGCCGCGCATGAACGGCTTCGAGCTGCTGCGCGCCGTGCGCTCCAGCGCCGCGCACGCCGCGCTCCCCGTGGTCATCATGACCACCCGCGCCGGCGAGAAACACCAGCAGCTGGCGATGGAACTCGGCGCGAACGACTACTTGGCCAAGCCCGCCGAGGAGCGCCTGCTGCAGCGCCGCCTGGAGGCCCTCCTGACCGCCGCCGGGGTTCAGGCATGA
- a CDS encoding DUF421 domain-containing protein: MSGDVVPFDWARLFLGDTPPLFLLEIVFRTTVIFGWLLLLLRLTGKRGLAQLSPLELAIVIALGSAAGDPMFYPEVPLLHAMLVLALVVGLQHLLTKLVIRSEHVETFIEGVPVELVRGGVMSGEALQRANLSREDLFERLRAQGVRQLGEVQRAYFEQDGTLTVFTHPHGAPPGLPVVPPWDLEPPRPVQPGEDVQGPLVCLGCGRLRHDHGGQRSAGRLDRCACGSDRFTRATADPLAGPDDAQEEPAPEDGGSRSALAGPG, from the coding sequence ATGAGCGGCGACGTGGTGCCCTTCGACTGGGCGCGCCTGTTCCTGGGTGACACGCCGCCGCTGTTCCTGCTGGAGATCGTCTTCCGCACCACCGTGATCTTCGGGTGGCTGCTGCTGCTGCTGCGCCTGACCGGCAAGCGTGGACTGGCGCAGCTGAGCCCGCTGGAACTGGCGATCGTGATCGCCCTGGGTTCCGCCGCCGGGGACCCGATGTTCTACCCGGAGGTGCCGCTGCTGCACGCCATGCTGGTGCTGGCGCTGGTCGTGGGGCTGCAACACCTGCTTACGAAACTGGTCATCCGCAGCGAGCACGTCGAGACCTTCATCGAGGGCGTCCCGGTGGAACTCGTGCGCGGCGGCGTCATGAGCGGCGAGGCGCTGCAACGCGCCAACCTGAGCCGCGAGGATCTCTTCGAGCGGCTGCGCGCCCAGGGCGTGCGGCAGCTGGGTGAGGTGCAGCGCGCCTACTTCGAGCAGGACGGTACCCTCACGGTCTTCACGCACCCGCACGGCGCGCCGCCCGGCCTGCCCGTCGTGCCGCCCTGGGACCTGGAGCCCCCCCGGCCCGTGCAGCCTGGTGAGGACGTCCAGGGCCCCCTGGTGTGCCTGGGGTGCGGCCGCCTGCGGCACGACCACGGCGGTCAGCGCAGCGCGGGCCGGCTGGACCGCTGCGCCTGCGGCAGTGACCGCTTCACGCGGGCCACCGCCGATCCCCTGGCCGGCCCCGACGACGCCCAGGAGGAGCCGGCGCCCGAGGATGGGGGCAGCCGCAGCGCCCTGGCGGGCCCGGGCTGA